One window of Staphylococcus chromogenes genomic DNA carries:
- a CDS encoding PIN/TRAM domain-containing protein, translating to MDFVKFLVVISFMIIGSVLGLFLIPGILIDFHVSHPPIMENSYVTAIIGMLVFFLIFGWFIPRIAYTLKNVEQFILSYSAIEIIFATIGLFTGLMISVMISFILEFIGTDFINRIVPIIVTLLLGYLGFQFGLKKRDEMLLFLPENMARSMAINARNAVPKIIDTSAIIDGRIYKIMEAGFIDGEILIPQGVINELQVVADANDSIKRDKGRRGLEILNAIHDSKHPTRIIYPQKSHQDIDALIVKLAQHYRAHVITTDYNLNRVCAIQDIKVLNVNDLSEAIIPEVHQGDRFDLMITKVGKEPGQGVGYFDDGTMVVVDDAKQHINETLHLEVISLLQTASGRIIFAKKVEEA from the coding sequence ATGGATTTTGTTAAATTTTTAGTGGTCATCTCTTTCATGATTATTGGGAGTGTACTAGGGTTATTTTTAATTCCTGGCATACTGATTGATTTTCATGTCAGTCATCCTCCTATTATGGAAAATAGTTATGTCACAGCAATTATAGGGATGCTTGTTTTCTTTCTTATTTTTGGTTGGTTTATTCCTCGCATTGCCTATACATTAAAAAATGTGGAACAGTTTATCTTAAGTTATAGCGCTATAGAAATCATTTTTGCGACGATTGGTTTGTTTACTGGTTTGATGATTTCAGTCATGATTTCATTTATTTTAGAATTTATCGGGACGGATTTTATCAACCGCATCGTGCCGATTATTGTCACGTTGTTATTAGGGTATCTCGGTTTTCAGTTTGGTTTGAAAAAGCGCGACGAAATGTTGTTGTTTTTACCTGAGAATATGGCGCGTTCAATGGCCATTAATGCCCGTAACGCAGTCCCTAAAATTATTGATACGAGTGCCATTATAGATGGGCGTATTTATAAAATTATGGAAGCTGGCTTTATCGATGGTGAAATTTTAATTCCTCAAGGCGTTATCAATGAGTTACAAGTCGTCGCTGATGCGAATGATAGTATAAAAAGAGATAAAGGGCGACGAGGTTTAGAAATATTAAATGCGATTCATGATTCAAAACATCCTACACGTATTATTTATCCTCAAAAAAGCCATCAAGATATCGATGCGCTAATTGTCAAACTTGCACAACATTACCGTGCGCATGTGATTACGACGGATTACAACCTCAACCGCGTGTGTGCCATTCAAGATATTAAAGTGTTAAACGTCAATGATTTGTCTGAGGCTATCATTCCTGAAGTGCATCAAGGAGATCGCTTTGATTTAATGATTACAAAAGTGGGGAAAGAGCCTGGACAAGGTGTCGGTTATTTTGACGATGGTACAATGGTCGTGGTTGACGATGCCAAACAACACATAAATGAAACGTTGCATCTTGAAGTCATTAGCTTACTTCAAACCGCATCAGGACGTATCATTTTTGCGAAAAAGGTGGAGGAAGCATAA
- a CDS encoding NupC/NupG family nucleoside CNT transporter, translating into MHILIGIVGILVFLGLAWLASSDKKNVRWHYIGLLLLIQLIFAFILLKTNFGVIVVGGIANGFAYLLKQAAEGVNFVFGGLANKGEMPFFLNVLLPIVFISALIGILQYLKILPIIINVLGFLISKVNGMGRLESYNAVASAILGQSEVFISLKKQLPYIPKHRLYTLTASAMSTVSASIIGAYFTMVKPEYVVTAVVLNLFGGFIVASIVNPYKVNEKDDKLLIEEEKKQQSFFEMLGEYILDGFKVAVIVGAMLIGYIALITFLNGIVGGIIHFVSGGSLDWNFQTLIGFVFAPLAFLTGIPWHDAVEAGSIMATKLLSNEFVAMTELGKANGLSERALGVVSVFLVSFANFSSIGIISGAIKSLNDEKGDVVARFGLKLLFGATLVSFISATIAGFFL; encoded by the coding sequence ATGCACATTTTAATTGGGATTGTCGGCATACTTGTGTTTTTGGGATTGGCTTGGCTCGCAAGTTCTGACAAGAAAAATGTTCGTTGGCATTACATTGGCTTATTGTTATTAATTCAATTGATATTTGCGTTTATTTTATTAAAAACGAACTTCGGTGTCATTGTTGTAGGCGGAATTGCGAATGGCTTTGCCTATTTATTGAAACAAGCGGCTGAAGGGGTCAACTTTGTCTTCGGTGGTTTAGCAAATAAAGGTGAAATGCCATTCTTCTTAAATGTTTTATTACCAATCGTATTTATTTCAGCATTAATTGGGATTTTGCAATACTTAAAGATTTTACCTATCATTATTAATGTTTTAGGATTTTTAATTTCTAAAGTCAACGGTATGGGACGTTTAGAGTCTTACAACGCGGTTGCCTCAGCAATTTTAGGTCAATCTGAAGTGTTTATCTCACTAAAAAAACAATTGCCTTACATTCCAAAACATCGCTTGTATACCTTAACAGCATCCGCGATGTCTACTGTTTCAGCATCTATTATTGGTGCATACTTTACAATGGTCAAACCTGAATACGTCGTAACTGCAGTTGTTTTAAACTTATTTGGAGGATTCATTGTTGCCTCAATTGTCAATCCTTATAAAGTAAATGAAAAAGACGATAAATTACTTATTGAAGAAGAGAAAAAACAACAATCTTTCTTTGAAATGTTGGGAGAATATATTTTAGACGGTTTCAAAGTCGCAGTCATTGTTGGTGCCATGTTAATTGGTTATATCGCTTTAATCACTTTCTTAAATGGCATTGTCGGCGGTATTATCCATTTCGTATCTGGCGGTTCCCTTGATTGGAACTTCCAAACATTAATCGGTTTTGTTTTTGCGCCACTCGCTTTCTTAACAGGTATTCCTTGGCATGACGCTGTAGAAGCTGGTTCCATCATGGCAACAAAACTGTTATCCAATGAGTTTGTAGCGATGACTGAGTTAGGTAAAGCAAATGGACTTTCTGAGCGCGCACTAGGTGTTGTTTCCGTGTTCCTTGTGTCATTTGCGAACTTTAGCTCTATCGGTATCATTTCAGGGGCCATCAAATCTTTAAATGACGAAAAAGGTGACGTCGTTGCACGTTTCGGTCTTAAATTATTATTTGGTGCGACGCTCGTATCATTCATTTCAGCAACTATCGCAGGATTCTTCTTATAA
- a CDS encoding ATP-dependent Clp protease ATP-binding subunit: MLFGRLTERAQRVLAHAQEEAIRLNHSNIGTEHLLLGLMKEPEGIAAKVLESFDITEEKVVAEVEKLIGRGQDNMGALHYTPRAKKVIELSMDEARKLQHNFVGTEHILLGLIRENEGVAARVFANLDLNITKARAQVVKALGNPEMSNKNAQTSKSNNTPTLDGLARDLTVIAKDGTLDPVVGRNKEITRVIEVLSRRTKNNPVLIGEPGVGKTAIAEGLAQAIVNNEVPETLKDKRVMSLDMGTVVAGTKYRGEFEERLKKVMEEIHQAGNVILFIDELHTLIGAGGAEGAIDASNILKPALARGELQCIGATTLDEYRKHIEKDAALERRFQPVQVDEPSVEDTVKILKGLRDRYEAHHRINISDEAIEAAAKLSDRYVQDRFLPDKAIDLIDEASSKVRLRHHTTPTNLKEIEQQIEQVKKEKDAAVHAQEFENAANLRDKQTKLETQYEEAKNEWKNNQGGQHTTLAAEDIAEVIAGWTGIPLTRLNETESDRLLHLEDTLHERVIGQKDAVTAISKAVRRARAGLKDPKRPIGSFIFLGPTGVGKTELARALAESMFGEEDAMIRVDMSEFMEKHAVSRLVGAPPGYVGHDDGGQLTEKVRRKPYSVILFDEIEKAHPDVFNILLQVLDDGHLTDTKGRRVDFRNTVIIMTSNVGAQELQDQRFAGFGGQGEGQDYESIRKTMMKELKNAFRPEFLNRVDDIIVFHKLSKDELKEIVTMMVNKLTSRLSEQNINIHVTDAAKEQIASEGYDPEYGARPLIRAIQKTVEDNLSELILEGKELDGKDVTVDYDGESFKYDIQERASETEVITSEEDQDKDEAKS, translated from the coding sequence ATGTTATTTGGAAGACTAACTGAACGTGCGCAACGTGTATTAGCACATGCGCAAGAAGAAGCGATTCGCCTGAATCACTCTAACATTGGAACAGAACACTTATTATTAGGTTTAATGAAAGAACCTGAAGGCATAGCTGCAAAAGTGCTAGAAAGTTTTGATATTACTGAAGAAAAAGTCGTTGCAGAAGTTGAAAAGCTCATCGGTCGCGGTCAAGACAATATGGGCGCTTTACATTATACGCCACGTGCGAAAAAAGTCATTGAACTGTCTATGGACGAAGCACGCAAATTACAACACAACTTTGTGGGTACAGAGCATATATTACTTGGCTTAATTCGTGAAAACGAAGGGGTGGCTGCACGCGTATTTGCAAATCTAGATTTGAATATTACGAAAGCACGTGCACAAGTCGTTAAAGCCCTAGGCAATCCTGAAATGTCTAATAAAAATGCACAAACGTCAAAATCAAACAATACCCCTACCCTTGATGGACTTGCGAGAGATTTAACAGTCATCGCTAAAGACGGTACGTTAGATCCAGTAGTAGGTCGTAACAAAGAAATTACACGTGTTATTGAAGTATTAAGTCGACGTACGAAAAACAATCCTGTACTTATCGGTGAACCTGGGGTAGGTAAAACAGCAATTGCAGAAGGTTTAGCACAAGCCATTGTAAACAATGAAGTACCTGAAACATTAAAAGATAAACGTGTGATGTCTTTAGATATGGGCACAGTTGTCGCGGGTACAAAATATCGTGGTGAATTTGAAGAACGTTTGAAAAAAGTGATGGAAGAAATTCACCAAGCTGGCAACGTGATTCTATTTATTGATGAATTGCACACATTGATTGGTGCTGGAGGCGCTGAAGGTGCGATTGATGCCTCTAACATTTTAAAACCGGCTTTAGCACGCGGTGAGTTACAATGTATCGGTGCCACAACATTAGATGAGTATCGTAAACACATTGAAAAAGATGCGGCATTAGAACGTCGTTTCCAACCGGTACAAGTCGATGAACCAAGTGTTGAAGATACAGTTAAAATCTTAAAAGGATTACGTGACCGTTATGAAGCGCATCATCGTATTAATATTTCTGATGAGGCAATTGAAGCGGCAGCAAAATTAAGTGACCGTTACGTTCAGGATCGCTTTTTACCTGACAAAGCCATCGATTTAATCGATGAAGCAAGTTCAAAAGTACGTTTAAGACATCATACAACACCAACAAATTTAAAAGAAATCGAGCAACAAATCGAACAAGTTAAAAAAGAAAAAGATGCTGCAGTTCATGCGCAAGAGTTTGAAAATGCCGCAAATCTTCGTGATAAACAAACGAAACTTGAAACACAATACGAAGAAGCTAAAAATGAATGGAAAAATAATCAAGGTGGCCAACACACAACATTAGCTGCTGAAGATATTGCAGAAGTGATTGCAGGTTGGACAGGCATTCCGTTAACACGTCTAAATGAAACAGAATCTGACCGATTACTTCACCTTGAAGATACCCTCCATGAACGTGTCATCGGTCAAAAAGATGCGGTTACAGCAATTTCTAAAGCGGTACGTCGTGCGCGTGCTGGACTTAAAGATCCGAAACGTCCTATTGGTAGTTTCATCTTCTTAGGCCCAACAGGTGTCGGTAAAACGGAACTTGCGCGTGCCTTAGCAGAATCTATGTTTGGCGAAGAAGACGCGATGATTCGTGTTGACATGAGTGAGTTTATGGAAAAACATGCGGTAAGTCGTTTAGTTGGTGCCCCTCCAGGCTATGTGGGTCACGATGATGGCGGACAACTCACTGAAAAAGTGCGTCGTAAACCTTATTCTGTCATCTTATTCGACGAAATTGAAAAAGCGCATCCAGATGTATTTAATATTTTATTACAAGTTTTAGATGACGGACATCTTACTGATACCAAAGGACGTCGTGTCGATTTCAGAAATACAGTCATCATTATGACTTCTAACGTAGGGGCACAAGAACTTCAAGACCAACGATTTGCAGGATTTGGTGGTCAAGGTGAAGGACAAGATTACGAGTCTATCCGCAAAACAATGATGAAAGAACTGAAAAATGCATTCCGTCCTGAATTTTTAAACCGTGTCGATGATATTATTGTTTTCCATAAATTAAGCAAAGATGAACTTAAAGAAATTGTTACGATGATGGTGAACAAATTGACTTCTCGTTTGTCAGAACAAAACATTAATATTCACGTGACAGATGCAGCAAAAGAACAAATTGCTTCTGAGGGTTATGACCCTGAGTATGGTGCACGTCCATTGATTCGTGCCATCCAAAAAACAGTAGAAGATAACTTAAGTGAACTTATTTTAGAAGGTAAAGAGTTAGATGGCAAAGATGTCACTGTGGATTATGATGGTGAGTCATTCAAGTATGATATTCAAGAACGTGCATCTGAAACAGAAGTAATAACTTCTGAAGAAGATCAAGATAAAGACGAAGCGAAATCATAA
- the radA gene encoding DNA repair protein RadA produces the protein MAKKKVIFECTACGYQSPKWMGKCPNCGAWNSMEESLEQKTAHPKHGVHTQKTTQSKIQTLNEVKNEKTPRILTNSQEFNRVLGGGIVQGSLVLIGGDPGIGKSTLLLQMCAALSKGKKVLYITGEESLNQTKLRADRLDEDASALNVFAETDLEVIHEAVKKVQPELIVVDSIQTIYHPEISSAPGSVSQVRESTQSLMHIAKQMNIATFIVGHVTKEGQIAGPRLLEHMVDTVLYFEGDEHHAYRILRAVKNRFGSTNEMGIFEMKQAGLKSVPNPSEMFLEERSTNVPGSTIVATMEGTRPLLIEVQALVTPTTFNNPRRMATGIDHNRLSLLMAVLEKKEGYLLQQQDAYIKVAGGVKLSEPAVDLSIIIATASSFKDQAVDGLDCFIGEVGLTGEVRRVSRIEQRVQEAAKLGFKRVIIPKTNIGGWTFPENIEVIGVTSTNEALKYALKSK, from the coding sequence GTGGCCAAGAAAAAAGTCATATTTGAATGTACTGCATGTGGTTATCAATCTCCGAAGTGGATGGGGAAATGTCCTAACTGTGGCGCATGGAATTCCATGGAAGAATCGTTAGAACAAAAAACAGCACACCCGAAACATGGGGTACATACACAAAAGACGACACAATCAAAAATTCAAACGCTCAACGAAGTAAAGAATGAAAAAACACCACGTATTTTAACGAATAGCCAAGAGTTTAACCGTGTTTTAGGTGGCGGTATTGTCCAAGGTTCTCTTGTTTTAATCGGAGGAGACCCAGGGATAGGAAAGTCAACATTGTTACTTCAAATGTGCGCTGCGTTATCAAAAGGAAAGAAAGTGCTATATATTACTGGAGAAGAATCATTAAACCAAACTAAATTACGTGCCGATCGTTTAGATGAAGATGCGAGTGCTTTAAATGTATTTGCAGAAACGGATTTAGAGGTGATTCATGAAGCAGTAAAAAAAGTACAACCCGAGCTCATCGTTGTAGACTCTATTCAAACGATTTATCACCCAGAAATTAGTTCTGCACCTGGTTCTGTGTCTCAGGTACGTGAAAGTACACAAAGTTTAATGCATATTGCCAAACAGATGAATATTGCCACGTTTATCGTGGGGCACGTGACAAAAGAAGGACAAATTGCGGGTCCTAGATTATTAGAACATATGGTGGATACCGTGCTTTATTTTGAAGGTGATGAGCATCATGCTTATCGTATTTTACGTGCGGTGAAAAACCGCTTTGGTTCAACGAATGAAATGGGCATTTTTGAAATGAAACAAGCAGGTCTTAAAAGTGTCCCGAATCCTTCTGAAATGTTTTTAGAAGAGCGATCAACGAATGTTCCGGGGTCGACGATTGTCGCCACTATGGAAGGGACACGTCCGCTATTAATAGAAGTCCAAGCCCTCGTCACACCGACCACATTTAATAATCCTAGACGAATGGCGACGGGGATTGATCACAACCGTTTAAGTCTATTGATGGCCGTATTAGAGAAAAAAGAGGGGTATCTGTTACAACAACAAGATGCCTACATCAAAGTGGCAGGTGGCGTCAAATTAAGTGAACCTGCTGTGGATTTAAGCATCATTATTGCGACAGCCTCAAGCTTTAAAGACCAAGCCGTTGATGGGTTAGACTGTTTTATTGGTGAAGTTGGTTTGACAGGTGAGGTACGCCGTGTCTCTCGAATTGAGCAAAGAGTTCAAGAAGCAGCAAAATTAGGGTTTAAACGTGTGATTATACCGAAAACGAATATTGGGGGATGGACCTTCCCAGAAAACATTGAAGTTATCGGTGTGACCTCAACAAACGAAGCATTAAAATATGCTTTGAAATCTAAATAA
- a CDS encoding UvrB/UvrC motif-containing protein — MQLTQQKQNKETLYQAHNQGSSDEHWHGGEDVEGTFVVQQILQHLAAKYGINVDQLVYREEKRCPTCQMSLKDIAHVGKFGCHDCYATFKDDVYDIVRRVQGGHTRHSGKYPKSTHQKRALKQQIEGKRQQLQELIETQAFEEAAIVRDEIKALEAKQSEVSHDDGQS; from the coding sequence GTGCAGTTAACACAACAAAAACAAAATAAAGAAACTTTGTACCAGGCACACAATCAAGGGTCATCTGATGAACATTGGCACGGGGGCGAAGATGTTGAAGGGACGTTTGTCGTTCAACAAATTTTACAACATCTTGCAGCCAAATATGGCATTAACGTTGATCAGCTCGTTTATCGTGAAGAAAAACGATGTCCGACGTGTCAAATGTCTCTAAAAGATATTGCCCATGTAGGGAAATTTGGTTGCCACGACTGCTATGCCACTTTTAAAGATGATGTTTATGATATTGTGCGTCGCGTACAAGGTGGCCATACGCGTCATTCGGGCAAATATCCGAAATCCACGCATCAAAAACGGGCATTAAAGCAACAAATTGAAGGCAAACGTCAACAATTACAAGAACTCATTGAAACACAAGCCTTTGAAGAAGCAGCCATTGTACGTGATGAAATCAAAGCACTTGAAGCTAAACAAAGCGAGGTGTCTCACGATGACGGACAATCTTAA
- a CDS encoding CtsR family transcriptional regulator, giving the protein MHNMSDIIEQYIKQLFEETNDDVVEIQRANIAQRFDCVPSQLNYVIKTRFTNEHGYEIESKRGGGGYIRITKIETKDHASYIKRLMELIGPSISQQQAYYIIDGLFDNQLITEREAKLIAAVVDRETLTMDVQSRDIIRANILKRLLPVINYY; this is encoded by the coding sequence ATGCACAATATGTCTGACATCATAGAACAATACATTAAACAATTATTTGAAGAAACAAATGATGATGTTGTTGAAATTCAGCGCGCCAATATCGCACAACGTTTTGATTGTGTACCATCTCAGCTGAATTACGTTATAAAAACACGTTTTACCAATGAACATGGGTACGAAATCGAAAGTAAACGTGGTGGCGGAGGATATATTCGCATCACTAAAATTGAAACGAAAGATCATGCCTCCTACATTAAACGTTTGATGGAGTTAATTGGCCCCTCTATTTCACAACAACAAGCTTATTACATTATAGATGGATTATTTGATAATCAATTAATTACAGAACGCGAAGCTAAATTGATTGCAGCAGTCGTAGATAGAGAAACGCTTACGATGGATGTCCAATCTCGAGACATTATTCGAGCGAACATTTTAAAACGATTACTTCCAGTCATTAACTATTACTAG
- a CDS encoding protein arginine kinase: MTDNLKHSMSGWLQESNSSPVVMSSRIRLARNLENYVHPLMFPSEEEGHRVINEVQDALTDLKVTRLDALDQQSKYKLVAKHLISPELTKQPASAVLLNEDESVSVMVNEEDHVRIQVMGTDLSLNTLYDKASEIDDQLDAATTISYDEDLGYLTTCPTNVGTGMRASVMLHLPALSIMKRMSRIAQSINRFGFTIRGIYGEGSQVYGHVYQVSNQLTLGKSEQEIIEALTELVQQIITEELEFRTRLNTHKHTETLDRIYRSLGILKYSRLISVEEASYRLSDIKLGVDLGILDIEDFQFNELMIAIQSPFLIDEDEEQSIEAKRAEILRTHI, encoded by the coding sequence ATGACGGACAATCTTAAACATTCAATGAGTGGTTGGCTTCAAGAATCGAACTCGTCACCAGTAGTCATGTCCTCAAGAATACGATTAGCACGTAATCTTGAAAACTATGTGCATCCGCTGATGTTTCCCTCTGAAGAAGAAGGACACCGCGTTATTAATGAAGTCCAAGATGCACTTACCGATTTAAAGGTGACGCGACTAGATGCTCTTGACCAACAGAGTAAATACAAACTGGTGGCCAAACATCTCATCAGTCCTGAATTGACTAAGCAACCTGCCTCTGCAGTGTTATTAAATGAAGATGAGTCTGTAAGTGTGATGGTGAATGAAGAAGATCATGTGCGCATTCAAGTAATGGGAACAGATTTATCTTTAAATACACTGTATGACAAAGCATCCGAAATCGATGACCAACTCGATGCTGCAACAACCATTAGCTACGATGAAGATTTAGGATATTTAACGACTTGTCCAACGAATGTTGGGACAGGGATGAGAGCAAGTGTGATGCTCCATTTACCCGCATTGTCCATTATGAAACGGATGTCACGTATTGCACAGTCGATTAACCGTTTTGGATTTACAATACGGGGTATTTATGGGGAAGGCTCTCAAGTTTATGGTCATGTTTATCAAGTGTCCAACCAATTAACTTTAGGAAAAAGTGAACAAGAAATTATCGAAGCATTAACTGAGTTGGTTCAACAAATTATTACTGAAGAACTTGAATTTAGAACGCGTTTAAATACACACAAGCATACTGAAACGCTCGACCGTATTTATCGTTCTCTCGGTATATTGAAATACAGTCGACTCATTTCAGTCGAAGAAGCCTCTTATCGTTTGAGCGATATTAAACTTGGGGTAGACTTAGGTATTTTAGATATTGAAGATTTTCAATTTAATGAATTAATGATAGCAATACAATCTCCATTTTTAATAGATGAAGATGAAGAACAATCAATAGAAGCTAAAAGAGCTGAAATTTTACGAACACACATTTAA
- the pdxS gene encoding pyridoxal 5'-phosphate synthase lyase subunit PdxS — protein sequence MSKQVGSERVKRGMAEMQKGGVIMDVVNAEQAKIAEEAGAVAVMALERVPSDIRAAGGVARACNPKIVEEVMNAVSIPVMAKCRIGHITEARVLEAMGVDYIDESEVLTPADEVFHLKKSDYTVPFVCGCRNLGEAARRIGEGAAMLRTKGEPGTGNIVEAVRHMRQVNQEVNRITVMSDDELMTEAKNLGAPYDVLKTIKSTGRLPVVNFAAGGVATPQDAALMMELGADGVFVGSGIFKSEDPETFAKAIVQATTHYQDYELIGKLAKDLGTAMKGLDINSLSLEERMQERGW from the coding sequence ATGTCTAAACAAGTTGGTTCAGAGCGCGTTAAACGCGGTATGGCAGAAATGCAAAAAGGTGGCGTAATCATGGATGTGGTTAACGCCGAACAAGCGAAAATCGCAGAAGAAGCAGGTGCAGTGGCAGTCATGGCACTTGAACGTGTACCTTCTGATATCAGAGCAGCAGGCGGTGTTGCACGTGCATGTAATCCTAAAATTGTAGAAGAAGTGATGAATGCCGTGTCTATTCCAGTTATGGCGAAATGTCGAATCGGTCACATTACAGAAGCACGTGTTTTAGAAGCGATGGGTGTCGATTATATTGATGAATCTGAAGTATTGACACCTGCGGATGAAGTGTTCCACCTTAAGAAAAGTGATTACACTGTTCCATTCGTTTGTGGCTGTCGTAACCTGGGTGAAGCGGCACGTCGTATTGGCGAAGGTGCTGCAATGTTACGTACAAAAGGTGAGCCGGGTACAGGAAACATTGTTGAAGCGGTACGTCATATGCGTCAAGTCAACCAAGAAGTGAATCGTATTACAGTGATGAGTGACGATGAATTAATGACAGAAGCGAAAAATCTAGGGGCACCTTATGATGTATTGAAAACGATTAAATCTACTGGACGTTTACCCGTAGTTAACTTTGCGGCAGGTGGTGTAGCGACACCTCAAGATGCGGCATTAATGATGGAACTAGGTGCAGATGGGGTCTTTGTTGGCTCTGGTATTTTCAAATCAGAAGATCCTGAAACATTCGCAAAAGCAATTGTTCAAGCGACAACACATTACCAAGATTATGAACTCATCGGTAAATTAGCAAAAGACCTTGGCACAGCGATGAAAGGTTTAGATATCAATTCACTTTCATTAGAAGAACGTATGCAAGAGCGTGGTTGGTAA
- the pdxT gene encoding pyridoxal 5'-phosphate synthase glutaminase subunit PdxT: protein MKIGVLALQGAVREHIRHIEASGHEGIYIKKVEQLEKIDGLIIPGGESTTLRRLMNLYGFKEALQQSELPMFGTCAGLIVLAQDIVGEEGYLKKLDITVERNSFGRQVDSFEADLTIKGIDHPVEGVFIRAPHIQSVGDQVNVLGVIDDKMIAVRQGKYLGVSFHPELTEDYSIINYFINEVVSKG from the coding sequence ATGAAAATTGGAGTACTCGCCTTACAAGGGGCCGTTCGTGAACACATTCGCCATATTGAAGCGAGTGGTCATGAAGGGATTTATATTAAAAAAGTAGAACAACTTGAAAAGATTGACGGCTTGATTATTCCAGGCGGAGAATCGACAACGTTACGTCGCTTGATGAATTTATACGGTTTTAAAGAGGCGCTTCAACAATCAGAGCTACCGATGTTTGGGACATGTGCGGGTCTTATTGTCCTTGCACAAGATATCGTTGGAGAAGAAGGTTACCTTAAAAAATTAGATATTACCGTTGAACGTAATTCATTTGGAAGACAAGTAGATAGTTTCGAAGCGGATTTAACGATTAAAGGTATCGATCACCCAGTAGAAGGGGTGTTTATTCGAGCCCCACATATTCAATCCGTTGGAGATCAAGTGAATGTGTTAGGGGTCATCGATGATAAAATGATAGCGGTTCGCCAAGGAAAGTATTTAGGCGTCTCATTCCATCCTGAATTGACGGAAGATTATAGTATCATCAACTATTTTATTAACGAAGTTGTGTCAAAAGGATAA